One Pleuronectes platessa chromosome 9, fPlePla1.1, whole genome shotgun sequence genomic region harbors:
- the b3gnt5a gene encoding lactosylceramide 1,3-N-acetyl-beta-D-glucosaminyltransferase A — MHFRRIHKFKCVQLMTTGLVLCMVMVSWEDLDHHVVSHMRSYTYRYLVNSYDFLNLSFNIASKHHHGQDGSDSVDWRLGRYPYLLNHPGKCKGDGNGWEDVLLLLFVKTSPENFEQRQGIRETWGNESFLLSELRANVKVVFALGMHPDIKQRSRVQIALQQEDRAYRDLIQQNFADTFHNLTAKLILQFHWCHEYCPQARFLMSADDDIFIHMPNLVKYLRQLMSSQSGARHLWVGHVHRGSPPNRRKDSKYFVPYDLYPWPSYPDYTAGAGYVVSGDVAAKIYHATLMLKSSIYIDDVFMGICANVMGVSPKEHVHISGEGKAPYHPCIYDNMITSHGHATDVRSLWQATIDATVYRRGFKGNLYCTAVTAMLLCLPYYQTTYPCMAAFT; from the coding sequence ATGCATTTTCGTCGCATCCACAAGTTCAAGTGCGTACAGCTGATGACCACAGGCCTGGTACTGTGTATGGTGATGGTCTCCTGGGAGGACCTGGACCACCATGTAGTCAGCCACATGAGATCCTATACGTACCGCTATCTGGTCAACAGCTATGACTTTCTCAATTTATCATTCAACATCGCTTCCAAACATCACCATGGTCAGGATGGTTCTGACAGTGTGGATTGGAGATTAGGCAGGTATCCATACCTCCTTAACCACCCAGGTAAATGTAAAGGTGATGGAAATGGCTGGGAGGATGTCCTCTTGCTTCTGTTCGTGAAAACATCACCAGAGAACTTTGAGCAGCGTCAGGGAATCAGGGAGACATGGGGAAACGAGAGCTTCCTTTTGTCAGAACTGAGGGCAAACGTGAAGGTGGTGTTTGCCCTCGGCATGCACCCAGATATCAAGCAGAGATCAAGAGTTCAGATTGCACTGCAGCAGGAAGACCGAGCCTATAGAGACCTGATTCAACAGAACTTTGCGGACACTTTCCACAACCTGACTGCCAAACTGATCCTGCAGTTCCACTGGTGCCATGAGTACTGTCCTCAAGCACGGTTTTTAATGTCTGCGGACGATGATATCTTTATTCACATGCCCAATTTGGTTAAGTACTTGAGGCAGCTCATGAGTAGCCAGTCAGGGGCTAGACATCTATGGGTTGGGCATGTACATAGAGGATCCCCTCCAAACCGCCGTAAAGACAGCAAGTATTTTGTTCCCTATGATCTGTACCCCTGGCCGTCTTATCCAGACTACACGGCTGGAGCAGGATATGTAGTTTCAGGGGATGTGGCCGCTAAGATCTACCATGCAACTCTGATGTTGAAATCCTCCATCTACATCGATGATGTTTTCATGGGAATTTGTGCAAATGTCATGGGGGTTTCTCCCAAGgagcatgtgcacatttcagggGAGGGCAAGGCTCCATACCACCCCTGCATCTATGATAACATGATCACATCACACGGTCACGCTACAGACGTGCGCTCACTGTGGCAGGCAACAATAGATGCTACAGTGTACAGAAGAGGATTTAAGGGTAATCTGTACTGCACAGCAGTGACAGCGATGCTGCTGTGTCTGCCATATTATCAGACCACATACCCCTGTATGGCTGCTTTTACATAA